AATAAGTCACGCAAGGTTTCATGTTCTTCATCGCTTGCTTCCATCAATTCGATTTTCATCACTTTTAATTCTGGGTGTTCAGTTAAATAAGCAAATGGATCGTCTACATGCTGACATTGCTCTTTGAAAAAAGCTTCTTTGAAATCCATGATCTGCTTGCCTGTCTCACCCATCGGTTCAAGTTTTTTCCTTAAGGCTAAAATATTCGCTTCATAATTTTCAACTGGCTTTAAAATGATTCCTTCATTTGTATGAATATGATAAAAAATATTTCGTGCTTCTAAAATTGCAATAACTCTTTCACACTCAGTCATGGATACACAATGATTATACTGAACCGGTTCACCGACCAGCTTATAGCCACCACCGTTACTAAAAATAACATCACATTCACTGTCTAATTCATCCATCAATTCGGTCAATTGCGCATAGCCACGACCACTGATAAACACAAAATGGTCCCCTTGCTTTTGTAACGCATAAATCGCATCATAGTTGACCTGTGGCACTTCACCTGCCAGATCTTGAAACGTTCCATCTATATCACAAAAAACAATATTCATTCGTTTAAACTCCTTTTTCTTATCTGCCTATACGCTTGAAGAGGTCGATAGGCTTTTTATTTCAACTATTTGAGTATAGCATAAAATTTCTGTGATATTCTCTTAAATTTAAATACAATTTTTTGAGTAAAAATTTAAAAAAAATGACTGAGACATGACTCTTTGAGTCACATCACAGTCACATGGAATCCGGATAAACGGTGGAGATCACAAGCAACTACTACGTTACACTTCGATCACATCAAATTCTAAGTGCTAAAGCACTAAGAGTTGAAGGCTTCAGAAATAAGCTGAAATTGATTTCACTCGTATCGTTTTTAAGAGCTAAAGTTCTAAGAATAGAAAATATTCTGAAGTAAGCTTCTGCCCTCCCTTTTTCTACTAATTATTTACTTTAAGTAGTCTTAACTTAATAAGCTTTTATATCATTGACAGGCAATAACCGCATCATAATTATCCCAATAATATTTCGTTCAGCCACCAATCCATAATGGCGACTGTCTGTTGCATATGGCCGATTATCTCCTAAAACTAGATAATAGCCTTTTGGAATACGGCTTAGCCCACTAACACCACCACTAGAAAAATCTTCTGTAAAGGATTTACCACTATACTGACTTTCATTGATTCCATTTATAATAAATTTTTCGTCGATAGGTGTGCCATCAATAATTAATACATCATCTTTATATTGAACAAGTTCATCAGAAAGCCCAATCACTCGTCGTACTTGCTGCTTATTTCCGATTTTAAGAACAACTATGTCAAAGCGTTTAATCGCTTTTGTTTTCTTAGCTACCACAATATCTTTATCTCGTAAAGTAGGCATCATCCCATAACCGTCAATTTTTATCCCTTTAAAATAGAAACTACTGGCTATCATCAATAAAAATAGAACTATTCCACAAGCAACCAATAGGTCTTTTAAATAAGGAAAAACAACCTCTTTTTTCTTTATTTTGACTCTTTTCTTGTTTTTTTGAAGCTTCTTTTTAACCATATGTTTCCTGCTTACTTTTCTTTGCTTAGTGCAGATTCATCGACTTTATAATAAGTAAAGGCAGCTTTTTCGTAATCTTTTATCTTTTGGATGTCCTCTAAAAAGTTATCTACTAACTGTGCATTCCCATAAAAATTATATGTTTGAGTACTTGCATTCATTCCCAACTGTTTCACTGCATTGTAGTAGCGATTTAAGATTATTTGACCTTCTTCCGTGTTGATTCCACTTGCCTTTTTAATCCCCTGAGTCGTCATCGATGTAGCTAAATAACGAATATTTTGTCGAACTTTTTCTTCATCGTCCTCTTTATTTTTTGCAATTTCTAACTCTTTTGCAAAATCTTCTAACAGATAATAAGATTTGACTACTGTATCTGAGTCATCGGATGATAAATTCATTGACTGATAGTAGGAAAGATATCCCATACCGCCAACTAATAAACCAGCTAAAATAACGGAAGCAATCATTGAAGTAAGTTGCTTCTTTTTTACTTTTTTTAATTGTACTTTTTGCTTAGCAATTCGTTTATTTTTCTTCTTATTTTTTAGCCTTTTCTTTGGCAACCGAGACAATTTAGTTCGGGTTCTTATATATTGAATCAAACAATAAACAGCAAGAAGAAATAAGACAATTGCTACGGCTACGCCACCGATAAATAGCCGATCTAGAATAGTCATTTTTTCAGCCCCTAACTATCTTGTTTCTTTTTTTTAGGTTTATTAGACGCTTGTGTTTTACTACTCTTTTTTTTAGAAGTTTTATTCGGACGTTTACGATTATTGCGTTTACGTATAAACACAAGTCCTCCAAAGACGATCATAATAACTAGTAATATCCCACCAACAATTAATCCAATTGTTTGCCAATCGATTCCTTTTTCCTGAACCAAACCGACATCTCGTTCGTTAAATCTGTCTGCATCTTTTTGCTTGATTTCAAACTCTTGATCCCATGACCACTTCTTATCACCAGATATCATCAAGATTTTGGCTTTGTATTTCCCTGCTTTCATTTTTTCACCATTCATGCTTATAGGAAAATTGATGAATGAATTTGGTGCCATTCGCATAGCAGTCTGCTTCCGTTCGTATATAACGGCATCGTTATCTTTTTCTGTTATTTGCACCTCTGCTGTAATATCATTTAAATAAGCAGCTTCTATATTTGAAACATTCACAAAAATAGCATTTCGGGCGTTATCTTGATCCGCTTTCACACTATTCAGTTCCAATTTAGGTTCTATAACTTTGTCTGTTTCCTGTAACAAAATTCCAACGATATAAGCATATTGATTAATGATTTGAGAACCAGCTTTTTTATCTTTTTCGCCTTGGTCCGCACGCATAAGTTGAACACCACCGGCTAAGGTACCATCAAAAGCTATTGCTGGCATTTTAATGGTTAAATCAAGGTCTTTTGTTTCTCCTGGACCTAGCTCTACAGTTTTTGGTGCTGTCACAATGTCTTTAAAATCTATTTTTAAAGAAGAATCATTTTCAATGATAGAGTCCCCGTATTCAATCACACCATTTTGATTGGTTTTAGCGCCATTTAAACGAACATTTACCGTAAGCTTTTCTGAGCCTGGATTTGTCAATGCTATTTTGATTACTTGCTGATCATTTGGATTCATTTTCAATTTATAATAGCCTAGATTCTCTT
The Enterococcus silesiacus DNA segment above includes these coding regions:
- a CDS encoding hydrolase encodes the protein MNIVFCDIDGTFQDLAGEVPQVNYDAIYALQKQGDHFVFISGRGYAQLTELMDELDSECDVIFSNGGGYKLVGEPVQYNHCVSMTECERVIAILEARNIFYHIHTNEGIILKPVENYEANILALRKKLEPMGETGKQIMDFKEAFFKEQCQHVDDPFAYLTEHPELKVMKIELMEASDEEHETLRDLLASESADVFSSFIQCLEIVDPKSSKGNAIKEFMKSFPDARSYGIGDGENDLAMLEVVDVPVAVGNAKEIVKEQCQLIIGECLDGGVGKFIFEEIIKG